The window GGTCACGGGGGCTCTTTTCTTAACCGCCGCTACCCAGAGAGCTAGACAATACCAGTATAGATTGAAGGTATTTAAGTTTTAATAGATCCTCTAAAAATTTTTTAGAAATATTCTGCACCGAATAGGGACATAATATGATATGTTGTGTGGGTAGCGGCGGTTAGATCCAAAGCCCCGCATCCTTGGCCGCTAGACGACCCGGCTACTTCAGAATAACTTATCGTTAGCTAAGGTTAAAAATTTTGTAGTTAGTGAGATCCTAGAGGAGATTACAGAAAAATTTATAAGCTTTTCGCTCAAAGAGTTAAGAGGTAAGCTCTTATGGTGATAAGACCTTCAGAACCTTCTCCAGAAGATATTGTTTCGAGATGTCCTAGCGGTAATATTGTGTATGATGAAATTAGTGGTGAATGGATTTGTGCTGATAGTGGTGAAGTTATTTCCGAACATGTTATTGATAGAGGACCAGAATGGCGTGCTTTTACTGCAGAAGAGAAGGAGAGGAGAAGTCGTGCTGGAAGCCCTATAAATATAGCTCTACAAGATAGCGGGCTATCAACTATTATAGACTGGTATGATAGAGATGCATCGAGTAGGAAGCTGGATCTCAAGAGAAGACTCGAGCTCATTAGGATAAGGAGATGGCATAGTAGGACAAGGATTCAGAGTGCTGTAAGTAGAAATATCTTGCAGGCTCTAAATGAGCTTGAGAGAGTGGCAGAACAACTCAATTTACCTAGGTTTGTGAAAGAGGAGGCGGCAATAATATATAGAAGAGCTATAGAGAGAGAACTTGTACGTGGAAGAGCGATAGAGAGTATGGTTGCTGCAGCACTTTATGCTGCTTGCAGAATACATGGTGTGCCTAGAACTCTTGATGAGATTTCGAAGTATACAAAGAGTAGTAGGAAAGATATTGCTAGATGTTACAGACTTCTTGTGAGAGAATTAAGCCTCAAGATACCTATTGTGGATGCTACAGAATATGCTCAAAGAATAGCATCAATGCTGGGTCTTAGCGGAGCTACAGCAAAACTTGCAGTAGATATTATCCAGAAGGCTAGAGAACTAGGTATAACAGCAGGCAGAGATCCTGCAGGAATTGCAGCTGCTTCAGTATATATAGCGGCTCTTATAAATGATGAGAGAAGAACACAGAAAGAAGTTGCAGCAGCTGCAGGTGTGACTGAGGTAACAGTTAGAAATAGGTATAAAGAGCTTACAAAGGTATTAAACGTCCTCAAGATAAATAGTGAGGAAGAGACATAAATGTTGGATTCAAATTGCTTTCAGTATCTTTATCTCACTACTTCTACTTTTTGCTATAACTCTATATCCGCAGTAGGGGCATCTGGTACTCAACATGACCTTTAACTCTGATTCATCAAATTCTTTGTAACACTTTATACATATGTATCTGGTCATAGAGTTCAACCTTGTATGCACATCATATAGAAAACTAGTCAAATTTTTAAACTGTTACGCTAGAAACTGTATGGGCATGCAAACCAATGAAAGTAGACACACTATGTGCTGGATTACCTTCAGAACTATGTGCACAACTTGAAACAGAATCACAAGTCATAAAAATAAAGCTAGAGCGCAGAAAAATGAGTAAGGTTGTAACAGTAATAGAAGGTATAGACGATAAAACCTTTGACTTAAAGAAGCTTGCTTCTTACCTAAAAACAAAGTTAGCTGCTGGAGGTACTCTAAAGAACGGTAGAATAGAGATACAGGGAGATCATAGATCTAAAGTAAAGAAAATATTGGTCGAAGAGCTGGGATTCAATCCTGATAACATAGTATTCATTGAAGAAGGAGGATCATGAACCAGTAAAAGAGGCCAGTAAAAGAGTAGAGTTAATGAAGTATAATAGTTTCTATGGCTCCAGTAATGATATATGCGATCAATCCAAAGTTTTTGTTTTACTTAATACGAACTTATTTATCTATGTTGGGTTCTGTACGCACTAGAGCAGTCAGGGCGAGAGCTCTTCATCACGAAATCAGCCGGTTTGCATAATCATCATTCAACTCAATATATGTATCACAACACTTATCGTTTAATGAGAGATAAAACATATCTGGCTAGATGTAGTGCTGGATTAATACCTGTAGCTTTTTGGATACCTCTCCATTGCGGAGACGCATTAACCTCAAAAATTACGTATCCTTTCTCGGTTTCAGCTACATCTATCCCGGCATAGTGAAGTTTTAGAACCTTCATAACCTTGAAGATAATGGTGTGAAGCTCTTCACTAAGTTTAGTTATGGGTATTGGTTTAGCTCCTTGAGCTATGTTGGTTTTCCATTCATCTTTTGAATTCTGTACACGATAATAAGCTGCGACAATTTCGTTACCTACGACAAGGATCCTTATATCTCTACCAGGCTTTTCTATGTATCTCTGAAGATATATAGGTTGTTTAAGTTGCGCTAGCGTTCTAGCTATTGTGTAAGTTACATCAGGGTTTTCAGTCATAACTATTCCGAAGCCCATACTCCCTATCACAGGCTTTATGATAGTTTTACTCCATTGTTCTGTAACCTTTGATGGTAACATAAAATCTTCTGTTACGAGGGTCTTAGGTACCGGTAGACCGGCTCTATTTAGAAGTAGTAAACTATAGTACTTATCTCTGGCTACAACTATAGAATCCACGGGATTAATCACAGGAATACCAAGTAACTCTAAGTGTCTAAACACATTACATCTCCTAAGGAAATTCTCTAGGGTTATTGTTGAGCCTAGATCCCTTAGAATTACGCCATTGAATTCTATAGGTCTTGATGTAGCTAGATGGAGTATAGTATCGTCTCCTTCACCAAAGACTGAAACAAGTTCAGAAGGTCTTACGTATATTGCTGAAGCACCTAGATATTCTAGAGCAAGTATTATCTGTCTAACACTCCATGGCGGTACCGCTTTATCAGCTACAACCGCTATCTTCATAAAAGATCACTTCAACGGTTTTAAGTTCAATAACTGCAGAGCTTAGCTAAGTTTAAGAATCTTGATGAAGCACTTTAATCAGAAGTGTATGCCAAATAATTGCAGTATTCGAAATATTGATAATATTGATAGAGAGATTATGAGAGATATGGGTATCGAATCTAAAGCCATATATCCTCCGATTACCAACACCTTGCTTTCACTCTCTAGAGATCTATACATGAATATAGATGGAAGTATATCAGAACCTAGAACTATTCCCATAATTGTTGAGAAAGGTAATATGTAGTAGATATCTTCACTATACGTTATAGCTATCGATAGAAGTACGAATGATAATGTGTATCTAACCACATTAACAAGAATCATCTTCTCTGTTGCATACGTATGTACTACGGCTATGGCTATAGCTAATGATAGTAACAGAATTAGGTGTTGTATTTCTACGGTCTTGCATATCATCAGTACTAGTGTAGAGTATAATGGAAGTAAAAAGCCGCAACAGTTAATGGCGATACCATTGATTAGTGGTAAACGTATCGATCGACATACTTTCTTGGGGTTTGCTATACATGGCATCACTATAGCTAGAAAAGTAATGGTTAGTATATTCAAACAATTCAGTAGTAAACAATAAGAGGTATACACTGTTAACAAAAGGATCATCATAGTTCTCTGAATGAGCCATAGTTTTAGCTTGTTTTTCTTCATTCTCAATCATAACTAAAGATTGATTGAGTAACACCATATAAATACATCATCGCTTGCTGGAGCTATAGGTAACCGATATACACAAAATAAGGGCATCATTTAAAGCATCTCCATGGCATAATTTGTTTAAGTACTTTAAGTAACTCATATATTTACATCTATAACTGTTATATGTTTGATGGCTGGAAGAGATACATTAAAGATCTTGGTGGTATTGATCATGGCATAGGTTTTTGTAGAATTATGCACATGACCATGGATAGATATATCAGGTCTAAGATCGCTATCTATATACTCAATTATCTTATAACCTAAGAAATAGTGAATCTGTGGTGGCTCTCCTTGTAGAGTTACAGATGTTGAGGCATAATGTGTTACAAGTATTGATAATCTATACTCTCTACATATATTCAGTAATTCCTTAATTTTTCTGAGCCTATTGCTATACAAATTCTCTATACATGGAATATTCTTTTTCTGCCACGTAGTCGGTCTCTCAAGTACCCCACGACTACCTACAATACATATTTCTGCGTCCTTAATCTCGATGATAGTATATTCATCATCTAGCCATAGAACTTCCGGATACATCTCTCTATATCTGTGTTCAAAGCCTATGTACTCTTCATTACCGAATACAGCTACTATAGGAATACGTCTAGGATTTTTATTGACAAGCTTATTGAGAACAGAGATAATGGGCTTCATGTTATCTATAGAATTCTTTTCCACCATATCGCCTGCAAGTATTATTAAATCAGCTTTTTGATTCACAAGTCTTAACGTAGTTATAGAGGCAAAGAAAAGCGGAAGATATCTAGGGCTATGGACATCAGATACTGATACTATATGTAACATAACTAAACGTCACCAATAAGATAAGTTCATTAACACTTAAAATAGATTTGCATCTTCTCAGCACTATTAAGAGGTGTAAAGCAGTATGATAAAGCCTAGGGGATGTAATGCCTCTGGACATAAAGGATGGATTGAACTTAAGTGCAGGTTATGTGCTAAAAAACTCTACATAGGTGATGACATAATATATATGTGTCCCAAGTGCGGTAGCAAATATGAAGCTTACTTCTGTATAGCAGATGCTAAGAAACTTCACATGAAATGTCCTTATTGTGGTTCAGAGCTGAACCTTTTACTGAATCTTTAATGAATATCTTAACAAAAACTAAGAGATAAAAGACGATTACTAGAGTTTGATGGGTTATTGATGTTTTGTTTGTTCGTTAATTGACTCGGCATGATGATTCAAAATACGATTAGTAATTTTGAATATTCTGAGCTGGGTTGAAGGAAATGAATAATGTTGGTGTCCAGAAGATAATAATAGATAATCATAGAGAGATTGCTATAGTCAATGTAAATCAAGATACAGTTATAGCCATTATAGATGCTGTAGTGAAGGCTACAAAAAGAGATGAATATGTGGAGTTAACGAGCTTTAGCATAGTTGAAATAGCTAGAAAGAAGATTGTTGCAGTACATATATGTGAAAATGCCTATGGATACACACTATATGAAGAAGCACTATGTTTAAAAAATCAAGATACATGTACGGTCATGTCCTATATAGCATATATAATGTGTAATGAAGGGAGTTGCGAGGAGGAAAAGCTTATTAACACAGTTAAATGTATTGCATCCAGATATTAAAATGAGTACCACGTCAGGAAAGAGACTTAGCTTTTAAATTCTGTAGTGATACTCAAAGTTACATATAGGTGTGAACATGAGGCAGGAACTCGCATTGAAAAAACTTACCGAGTATGTAGCTAGAAAAGCAGCTCTATTAGGTCAGAAATATGAACTAAGAGAACTTGTAACACCTTCTATTGTATCAATGATGGATAAAGCCATAGATAAGATGGTGGCGACTATAGTTAAGAGAAATGGAGGATTATGGTGCAATCTTTGTGATAAGGGGCCCTTCACAAAAAGGGGATTTTATCTGCATCTCGTAAGAGTTCACTCAAGAGATATAGAGTTCATGGTTAAAGAAGAGATGAAGAAACTTCTAGAAGCGGTAAACCGTAAATCCTCACCAGTTTAGGTTTGTTTTAGGAGCTGGTGCATGGTAAGAGTGTACGCTTTTGATGTAGATGGAACATTAACACCGATTAGAAGTTGCTGGAGATTCATTCACAATATTCTCAATACTGTGCACAGATCTAGAAACTATTCAAAGTATTTCTTTGAAGGTTTGTTAAGCTATGATGAATGGGTAGCAATGGAGCTAAATCTATGGAAAAATATAGATGTTGAAGTCTTCAAAAGAATTGTGTATGCTATTCCATGGAGAAACGGTATAGAGGATTTAGTAGAATTTAGGCATAAAAAGTCTAGAGACATATTTATAGCTATCTCAGGGGGGTTTAATTTCTTAGGTGAAAGAGCGGTACATGAACTCAAATTCAATTCATATATAGGTGTAGAGTTAGAAATATTGAATGGAAGACTTACAGGTTATGCATTGAGTTATCCAGATTTCAATGGTAAAGGTACGGAATTGATAGAGTATCTGCGTAGCAATAGTATAGAGTATAGCGAATTGATATGTATAGGTGACAATATCAACGATATCGATATGTTTAGACACTGCGATGTCTCGATAGCTTTCTGTCCTTCAAAAAACTTAAGAAGAGATTACATCAACATCTTTATTAATTCATGTAACATAAGAAATCTCGTAAATGTACTTTATACGATCTAATGTAACTACATTTTCACTGATTGCCTTAAACCTTAAGTACCAGCTGCATTATACTAACTAAGGTTGGTGTAACCAGCTCTTGAATTTGAGAAAGATATTTTATACATGTATAATTATAATGCTAGTGTTTGTCACATTGAACATGGAAAACAATATTTCTGAAGAAGGGTCTGAAAACACAATCAAGGTACGAGATAAAGAGATTTCATGGATTTACCGTAGTAAAGTGAGTAGAGCTAATGTTTACTCAAGTTCTATGCTCGTAGTGGGACCATCAAGTATCGAACACCAAATTGAAGCATTATCGAATCTGGATATAGATCAAGGAACAATATCAAATTTATCATATGTTTTTGTAGGTGGCGAAAGACTGTTCTACCAGTTCACTTACACATATTCCAATCTCTCCATACTTATTGACAGCAATATAGTGGTAAACAAGGATTACATAATTGTTCAATGGTTTAGCTTAAAAACAAATCTCCAGGTTAATTCAGGTAATTCTTCTTTTAAATATATGCAGATAAACGATTATGTAAAGGATACTATAAAGAAACTTAACTTGTCTATGATCGAGAACTGGAATACTTTAATGACAGTATTGAGAACAAAAAATGAGGTGCGTGAATACATAAATATATATGATCTCTATATAAATAAGACCAAGTATATCGGGTACCTGGGCTTAAATGATGATACGTATATTTGTCTTAATAGAATACCCATGTATACCTGGATCGAAGTTAACGAAGTCGTGAAAGATAGTAAGCATAATACAATGTATAGGATAGAAAGTATAAATGGTGATGAAGTAGCATCAGTCACAAGCTCTTTGTCTTGCATGATTCCTATAATTGGTATAGTTAATGATATCATCAAGAATCTCGAAATACGGACACTATTTGTAGAGCTTAGCGTCATGAATAAACTTGATATCACAAAGAAGATGAGTGAAATACTTAGAGAATACATCAATAAGGGAATAGAGATATACACACTAATGAGCCATACGGTAGACAGATATAACATATCTAAATTCGTCATAGAGATACAATATATTTCATATCCCTCGGAAACAGTAATAACAACAGTATTAAGCAACATAAACACAGTAGCTCTTAATGAGGATGAGGATTATATACGTACCCTATTAGCTGAAATAATCCAAATCTACAGAGATATTTGCTATTGCAATAATACAATAGATTGGGCAAATATGATAGCTACAGCAAAAGTAAAGCGCATTTATACAGATACCTTAAATGAGGATCACACAAAATACACTTTGACAACTGTTTCCCCAAAACAAGTGTCAGTTTTAGTGCTTATAACATTAGTATTTGTTGCGGTTCAGGTAATGGTAATACTATTTATAATTCTTAAAACATTTAGAGAGGCAACATAAAATTTAACTATATGTATATAACTATGTGTTTCTGCATCACTACTTAATCTATTTATCTATGTCTTCTTTATATCATGCTCAGTATATGCCTATACTAACTAAAGCTTCTATTCGTTGCCCATTTATAAATTTAGTTTCAACTCCTCTAAATTTCAGTATACTATCCACGAACTCCTTCTTGAGATGCTCTATTGGATTGTATTCTTTGGATCCCAAAACAAAGTTACATGAGTATCCAAATGATGGAATCCATACTTGGTATTCTAGATGGTATCTATAGATGTTCTTAATAGAATTAGCTATGGAGTTATAAACATCTCTATAGAAGAATGCTGAACCGGCTTGTGTAACGACTAGACCATTGTTGCTTAGAATCCTATGTATATCTCTATAAAAATTCTCGCTATAGAGTGGTCCAGCTATATCGCTTGAATATGGATCCGTTAGATCTAGTATGACGATATCGTATACTTCCTTTGCTTCAGAGACAAACTTTAAACCATCTTCAATTATTATCCTAGCTCTTGGATCATAAAACGCATTTCCATGGAATGAAGGCAGATATTCTTTCGAAACTTCAATAACATCTTCATCTATATCAACCATAACAGCTAATTCTACTGTTTTATGTTTTAAAACTTCACGCAATGTAGCTCCCTCACCTCCACCAATTATCAAGACCTTGGTTGGGTTAGGATGAAGCACCATAGCTGGATGAACTAGAGATTCATGGTATACGTGTTCATCTGCTTCACTACTCTGAATATATCCGTCGAGAATAAGGCTTCGTCCAAAATCCTCCACCTCTGCTACTACTATCTCCTGATATCTGGATCTCTTTACAACATGTACCTGTTTAACTCTTAAACTCATTGTACTTCCTCTTCCTATACCTTGGGTAACAACTAAACCGAGCAGCCTATATCACCTTGTGTCAATAGTTTCTGGAGATCACATAGTAGTTCTAGGCGTTTTAAAGTTCTAGGTTATATAGTTTTTCTGTGGTTTTGTTGAACCATTAAATATAAAAATCTAGCTAGAATTAATAGTGTTCAGCTGTAAAACAATTCAATAGATGATGTGCATGCTAAATACTGAAAAATGATGAAGGGCCAAAGCGCTGATTCTAAATTTCAATTACTGTAATGGAACTCACTGTATACAGTTTTCATCGACATTTTTTAATAGCTAAACCTCTTATGAGTCGTGATTCGTATCTATTTAACTCAACTCTTTTACCATTTATTAGCAAGGATATCATCATAGGTGATGTAGATTCTATGCATACCTTCTTACTTACCTCGATACCTAGACTGATAACCTTTGCAAGAAGGGAGCTATCAAACGAACATAAAATACGTGTAATAACTATCTCTGTTCCTTCAACAAACTCTGTTAACGGTAGATCACTTATATTATCTGTAACTGAACCCGGTATAGGATTTCCATGTGGGCATCGGCTTGGTTTCTGCATATATATCCAAAGCCTATCCAATATTTCATCTGGTAAATGTTCGAACATATGTGCGTACCTATGCGATTCTATAAGATCAAATCCTAAGTGAAGATGAAGAAAGGTTTCAGCAATTCTATGTTTCTTAATAGCATCTTCAGCTAATCTTCTACCTTTTTTTGTTAGCTTAACACCCTCATATGGTATCCATCTAATGTAGTCTCCTTCAGCTAGTTTCTTCAAAGTTTTAGAAACAGTAGCAGGCGTTACATTAAGCTCTGTCGCAATATCTTGGGTTTTAGCAATACCATATATTTCCTCAAGTCTATACATGGCCTTAAGATAATCCTCTAATGTCTTAGTCTGTATCTTGAAGTGTTTCACAACCATAGCTAGTTCCAGTAGAGATTATAGAATAAAGCTATATAAACATTAAACTATAAATAATGTTAATAAAGTATCTTCAAATACCGAATAAGGTTACGGAGTGGTACTATTATGTTTATGTATCTCAGTCCTTAATAACTACTCTGTAGGATAAAGCAAATTGTTGAAGCATCAACGTTACTGAGATTGTCAAAGGTTATATTTATGGGCATCTCAGTTCACGTACATAAGAAGATTAAGACTGTACCAAAATTCATAAACAGCATAGTGGGTATTGGATCAAGGAATAGTTTAGTCATACATCAAGATTCCACATCTTTAAAAGAACTTAGCGAAGCAGTAGAAGATATCGCTGGGGTGCTTATGAATATTGTTGTTATTGGTAAAGAGAAGAGAAAAATATGTAGGCATTTTGAGCCTGTGAAAGGTGTGTGCAATTTCTTGAATCTAGACAACAACATTCCTACACTAACAACAATACCAGATGGGGGCAGATTCAAAATACTTGTTTCATCTCATCCCGAGATATGTGCTGTGTGTCCCTATTGGTCTACCAGAAGTTAATATCATTAGACGTATTTCTTATGTTAATACTTAACAATACTTTATATTCATATAAACAATACTTTACATAGTGGTAGGTAGATTATGCTAATTGTGGCTCTAGATCCACCTATAAATGTTGGTTCAGAGAAATGGGTTACAGAACGATACAAAGTATTAAGGGATATAGTAAAGGGATTCAAGATAGGATTACCGGCTATAGTTAAATACGGCATCAATTGGTTAAATAATCTATTTAAAGACTACGATGGTCTCTCAATAGCGGATCTTAAGCTAGCTGATATAGGAGATATAATGGCTTTAACGGCAACAATGCTGAGGAATGTGGGTTTCAATGCCGTTATTGCTCATGCATTCGTAGGATACGAGAAAGGTATAGAGGTGCTAGCTAAGGTATGTGAAAAAGAGGGCATTAAGTTGATACTAGTTGTATCAATGTCTCATGAAGGTTCTAAGGAATTCATAGATAGACATATAGATGAATTCGTAGATACAGCAGAACGTGTTGGTAGCTGGGGTGTTGTAGCACCAGCTACACGACCTAATGTAATACAATACATTAGATCAAAAGTTGGATCGAAGATAAAAATAATTTCACCTGGAGTAGGAGTGCAGGGAGCAGAACCTGGTGCAGCTCTTTGTGCTGGTGCTGACTATGAGATAGTTGGTAGAGCTATTACGTATTCAGATTTGGAAAAAGTAAGAGAGCTGGCACATGGTTTATTAGAGTCTCAGAAGAAGAGGTTATTGCTATGTCGTGGCTAGCTGTAGAGCTATTTAGAAAGGGTATGATAAAGATAGGTAGATATAAACTTACTTCGGGTCTAGAAAGCCCATTCTATATAGATTTGAGGCAACTCTATAGCTATCCTGATGTTATTGAAAAACTCGTAACAGAATTATGTTCTGCTTGGGATCTAAGTAGCTACGACGTTATTGTCGGTATAGCTACCTCAGGCCTAGTGTTAGCATCATTCATAGCATGTAGGCTTAATAAACCTCTATCTTATGTTAGGATAGACAGAAAGGCTCACGGTACGCAGTCTATTGTTGAAGGTGTTGTAGAATCAAAAAGCTGCCTAATAGTAGATGATGTAGCAACTACTGGAGGATCTATAGAACATGCATATAATGCCATAAAGGAGGTTAGGGGTATACCAATAGCAGCATTAGTGGTTGTAGATAGAGAACAAGGAGCAAGAAAGAAGATAGAGTCACTCGGTATGAAGTTCTACAGCTACATTAATGTATCAAACATCTTTAAACATCTTTATGAGAAAGAGTTAATCGATACGAGAACCTATGACGAAGTTATTAACTACATTAAGCGTTTTAATCAAGATCTATAGATAGTGTCCAAAGAGTTCATCATTGTAGACAGAAATGTTTTATAGTTTACAGATAGTAGCATTAGATTTGGGCATAAAGATGGTCACATCATTTAAAAATAGAGATGTAGTATCAATACTGGATTTCACTAGGAAGGAGCTTGAGACATTGTTTGAGTATGCAGATAAATTCCGCAAAGTTGAGGGAAAATTGAATCTATTAAACGGGAAGGTGGTCTCTCTCGCTTTTTTTGAACCATCTACTCGTACAAGGCTCAGTTTTGAAGTAGTAGCAAAACGTCTAGGTGCAGATGTTGTATCGATCATAGGTGAGGAAGCCTCCAGTATAGCTAAAGGCGAAAACTTGGCAGACACAATACGTATGCTTGATGCATATTCCAATATTATAATTCTAAGACATAGATATGAAGGAGCAGCAAAATATGCTGCAGAAATAGCCGAAAACCCTGTTATCAATGCTGGTGATGGTATTCAACACCATCCAACACAAGCTATGATCGATCTATATACAGTAAAGATACTCTTTGGATCAATCGATGGATTAGTGTATGTTGTTTTAGGGGATCTTAGATATGGAAGAGCAGCAATGTCATTCATATACGGTCTTTCTCTATATAAGCCCAAGAAGTTGTATGTAGTTGCTCCTCAACTATTACGTATACGTAGCGAAGTTCTACAAATACTGAAAGAAAGAGGTCTACCTATCGAAGAGAAAAATGATGTGAGAGAAATAATCAGTGAAGCAGATGTTCTATATGTTACACGTATCCAGAGAGAAAGGTTTCCAGATCCTATGGAGTATGAAAAAGTTAGAGGTTCGTATATTGTTACATTAGATCTTCTAGAGAAAGGCAAGTCTACATTAAAAGTTCTACACCCTCTACCAAAAGTAGATGAAATAGACCATAAAGTTGATACATCAAGATATGCAGCCTACTATCTTCAAGCTAGATTAGGTGTACCCCTAAGAATGTCTTTATTATCTTTGGTTTCTGGTGTAGAGATATGAGTTCAGAAAACATACACACGTTGGTGGTTCCAAAAATACTGAATGGAACTGTCATTGATCATATACCAGCAGGTAGAGCTCTAGACATACTAAAGGTGTTGAATATAACTGGTGGAGAAGGCTGGAGAATAGCGGTACTATTGAATGTTGAGAGCAAGAAGTTAGGTAGAAAAGATATAATAAAGATAGAGCGTAGAAAATTAACTTCAGCAGAAGTAAACGTTATAGCACTCATAGCTCCTACAGCAACTATAAACATTATCGAGAATTTTGTTGTAGTTGAGAAGTTTAAGGTAAATGTGCCAGAGATTATAGAGGGTGTAATTAGATGTCCGAATCCTACATGTATATCGAATAAAGAACGAGAACCGGTAAAGTCTAGGTTTAGAACATTATCAAAGGATCAGCTTGTATTTCGTTGCGAATATTGTTCAACCATTGTAACTAGAGATGATATACTAAAGCTTATCATAAGATGAATGTTATGTCTATTAAACCTGCCAAAATATTAAGGATAGATAGAATAGCTGAAAATACGTATCTCTTAGCTGTAGAATTATTTACACATGTAGACAGTATCTCTCCGTTCAA is drawn from Ignisphaera sp. and contains these coding sequences:
- the pyrB gene encoding aspartate carbamoyltransferase; its protein translation is MFYSLQIVALDLGIKMVTSFKNRDVVSILDFTRKELETLFEYADKFRKVEGKLNLLNGKVVSLAFFEPSTRTRLSFEVVAKRLGADVVSIIGEEASSIAKGENLADTIRMLDAYSNIIILRHRYEGAAKYAAEIAENPVINAGDGIQHHPTQAMIDLYTVKILFGSIDGLVYVVLGDLRYGRAAMSFIYGLSLYKPKKLYVVAPQLLRIRSEVLQILKERGLPIEEKNDVREIISEADVLYVTRIQRERFPDPMEYEKVRGSYIVTLDLLEKGKSTLKVLHPLPKVDEIDHKVDTSRYAAYYLQARLGVPLRMSLLSLVSGVEI
- the pyrI gene encoding aspartate carbamoyltransferase regulatory subunit, yielding MSSENIHTLVVPKILNGTVIDHIPAGRALDILKVLNITGGEGWRIAVLLNVESKKLGRKDIIKIERRKLTSAEVNVIALIAPTATINIIENFVVVEKFKVNVPEIIEGVIRCPNPTCISNKEREPVKSRFRTLSKDQLVFRCEYCSTIVTRDDILKLIIR